Proteins encoded by one window of Erwinia pyrifoliae DSM 12163:
- the panC gene encoding pantoate--beta-alanine ligase, whose protein sequence is MLIIETLPMLRREVRRWRQDGKRIALVPTMGNLHDGHMTLVDEARERADIVIVSIFVNPMQFERAEDLAHYPRTLQEDCEQLNRRGVDLVFSPAPADIYPHGLDGQTFVDVPGLSTLLEGASRPGHFRGVSTLVSKLFNLVQPDLACFGEKDYQQLALIRKMVADMDYDIEIVGVPTVRAKDGLALSSRNGYLTADERKIAPGLSNVMQQIAERLGQGERHIEEMIANAESALAEKGLRADGLAIVDADTLLPLNVDSQRAVILMAAWLGKARLIDNQQVDLTQ, encoded by the coding sequence GTGCTGATAATTGAAACCCTGCCGATGCTGCGCCGTGAAGTGCGGCGCTGGCGCCAGGACGGCAAACGTATTGCGCTGGTCCCTACCATGGGCAACCTGCATGACGGGCATATGACGCTGGTCGATGAAGCGCGTGAGCGTGCGGATATTGTGATCGTGTCGATCTTTGTTAATCCGATGCAGTTTGAACGTGCTGAAGATTTGGCGCACTACCCGCGTACCCTGCAGGAAGACTGCGAGCAGCTGAACCGCCGTGGCGTTGATCTGGTGTTCTCCCCGGCTCCCGCTGATATCTACCCTCACGGGCTGGATGGACAGACCTTCGTTGATGTTCCCGGCCTGTCCACCCTGTTAGAAGGTGCCAGTCGCCCCGGTCATTTTCGCGGCGTATCCACCCTCGTCAGCAAGTTGTTTAACCTGGTGCAGCCGGATCTCGCCTGTTTCGGTGAAAAAGATTACCAGCAGCTGGCGCTGATCCGCAAAATGGTGGCGGATATGGACTACGATATTGAGATTGTCGGCGTGCCCACCGTACGTGCCAAAGATGGCCTGGCGCTCAGTTCGCGCAACGGTTATCTGACGGCGGACGAGCGTAAAATCGCCCCCGGGCTAAGTAACGTGATGCAGCAAATCGCTGAACGGCTCGGTCAGGGAGAGCGCCATATTGAAGAGATGATCGCTAATGCCGAAAGCGCGCTGGCTGAAAAGGGCTTACGGGCCGATGGCTTGGCGATAGTCGATGCCGACACGCTGCTGCCGCTGAATGTCGACAGCCAGCGGGCGGTGATTTTAATGGCGGCATGGCTCGGTAAAGCACGCCTGATTGATAATCAGCAGGTTGATCTCACGCAGTAG
- the folK gene encoding 2-amino-4-hydroxy-6-hydroxymethyldihydropteridine diphosphokinase translates to MTRVYLALGSNLADPLHQVQSALDALAAIPDCQLVATSSLYRTPPYGPPDQPDFLNAAVALDTRLDAETLLDHTQRIEREQGRVRKAHRWGPRTLDLDMMLFGDRTLNTPRLTVPHYDMHNRAFMLVPLLEIAPALCLPNGRQLANILATLDSSAIRPW, encoded by the coding sequence ATGACCCGCGTTTATCTGGCGCTGGGCAGTAATCTGGCCGACCCGCTGCATCAGGTGCAATCCGCGCTTGATGCGCTGGCGGCTATCCCTGATTGTCAGCTGGTGGCTACCTCTTCTCTGTACCGCACGCCACCTTATGGTCCCCCGGACCAGCCCGATTTCCTCAACGCGGCGGTGGCGCTCGATACCCGGCTTGATGCTGAAACACTGCTCGACCATACCCAACGTATTGAGCGGGAACAGGGGCGCGTACGCAAGGCGCACCGCTGGGGACCACGCACGCTTGACCTTGATATGATGCTGTTCGGCGATCGGACGCTAAACACGCCTCGCCTGACGGTGCCGCATTACGATATGCATAACCGTGCCTTTATGCTGGTGCCGCTGCTGGAGATCGCGCCCGCACTCTGCCTGCCGAACGGCAGGCAGCTGGCTAATATATTGGCTACCCTCGACAGCAGTGCCATTCGCCCCTGGTGA
- the panD gene encoding aspartate 1-decarboxylase, producing the protein MNRTMLQGKLHRVKVTQADLNYEGSCAIDQDFLDACGILQYEAIDIYNVNNGQRFSTYAIAAERGSKIISVNGAAARCACVGDLLIICSYVQMPDEQAREWQPEVAYFEGDNQMKRVAKAVPVQVA; encoded by the coding sequence ATGAATCGTACTATGTTGCAGGGCAAACTCCACCGGGTGAAAGTCACCCAGGCAGACCTGAATTACGAAGGCTCCTGCGCCATCGACCAGGATTTTCTCGACGCTTGTGGCATCCTGCAATATGAAGCTATCGATATTTATAACGTCAATAACGGCCAGCGCTTCTCTACCTACGCCATCGCCGCTGAACGTGGTTCAAAAATCATCTCGGTGAACGGCGCGGCAGCGCGCTGTGCCTGTGTGGGCGACCTGCTGATTATCTGTTCTTACGTGCAGATGCCGGACGAGCAGGCGCGGGAATGGCAGCCTGAAGTGGCCTATTTCGAAGGTGACAACCAAATGAAGCGCGTGGCGAAGGCGGTACCGGTTCAGGTCGCGTAG
- the panB gene encoding 3-methyl-2-oxobutanoate hydroxymethyltransferase has protein sequence MKPTTVSTLRQWKQQGHKFATLTAYDFSFARLFADEGIQVLLVGDSLGMVVQGQQSTLPVTVADIVYHTQAVRRGAPAALLLADLPFMSYATPEQTFDSAAQLMRAGANMVKLEGGKWLAETVEQLTERAVPVCGHLGLTPQSVNIFGGYKVQGRDAEAADRLLEDALALEAAGMQLLVLECVPVALAKRVTEALAVPVIGIGAGNATDGQILVMHDAFGITGGHIPKFAKNFLAETGDIRAAVRQYVAEVEAGRYPAEQHSFQ, from the coding sequence ATGAAACCGACTACCGTCTCGACGTTACGCCAGTGGAAGCAGCAGGGGCATAAATTCGCCACCCTCACCGCTTATGATTTCAGCTTTGCCCGCCTGTTTGCCGACGAAGGCATTCAGGTGCTGCTGGTCGGCGACTCGCTGGGCATGGTGGTACAGGGCCAGCAGTCGACGCTGCCGGTGACCGTTGCCGATATTGTTTACCATACCCAGGCGGTGCGCCGTGGGGCGCCCGCAGCGCTGCTGCTCGCCGATCTGCCGTTTATGAGCTACGCCACGCCGGAGCAAACCTTTGACAGCGCGGCGCAGCTGATGCGCGCCGGGGCGAATATGGTCAAACTGGAAGGCGGAAAATGGCTGGCGGAAACGGTTGAACAGCTTACCGAGCGTGCCGTTCCGGTCTGTGGCCATCTTGGCCTGACGCCGCAGTCGGTGAATATCTTTGGTGGTTACAAAGTGCAGGGGCGTGATGCTGAAGCCGCCGATCGCCTGTTGGAGGATGCGCTGGCGCTGGAAGCAGCAGGTATGCAGCTGCTGGTCCTGGAGTGCGTACCGGTGGCGCTGGCGAAACGCGTGACCGAAGCGCTGGCCGTGCCGGTTATCGGCATTGGTGCTGGTAATGCCACCGACGGTCAGATCCTGGTGATGCACGACGCCTTTGGAATTACCGGCGGCCATATTCCTAAGTTTGCCAAAAACTTCCTCGCCGAAACCGGAGACATTCGTGCCGCCGTGCGTCAGTATGTGGCAGAAGTCGAAGCCGGTCGCTACCCGGCTGAACAACACAGCTTTCAGTAA
- the can gene encoding carbonate dehydratase yields the protein MKDINTLIRNNRRWSRLLKEEDPGFFERLSLAQKPRFLWIGCSDSRVPAERLTGLEPGELFVHRNVANLVVHTDLNCLSVVQYAVEVLEVEHIIICGHYGCGGVQAALENPELGLIDNWLLHIRDLWYKHSALLGELPPEKRVDKLCEINVIEQVYNLGHSTIMQSAWKRGQNVNIHGWVYGIQDGYLRDLEVTATNREILEQRYRQGIANLLNDPDLNP from the coding sequence ATGAAAGACATTAATACCCTTATACGCAACAATCGCCGGTGGTCCAGGCTGCTCAAAGAGGAAGATCCCGGCTTTTTCGAGCGCCTCTCTCTGGCGCAAAAACCCCGTTTTCTCTGGATTGGCTGTTCAGACAGCCGCGTACCCGCCGAGCGTCTGACCGGGCTGGAGCCGGGCGAACTGTTCGTTCACCGCAACGTCGCCAACCTGGTTGTCCACACTGATTTAAACTGCCTTTCAGTGGTGCAGTACGCGGTCGAAGTGCTGGAAGTGGAACACATTATTATCTGCGGTCACTACGGCTGCGGCGGCGTTCAGGCCGCGCTGGAAAACCCGGAATTGGGCCTGATTGACAACTGGCTGCTGCATATCCGCGATCTCTGGTACAAGCATAGCGCGCTGTTGGGAGAACTGCCGCCAGAGAAACGCGTCGATAAGCTGTGTGAAATTAATGTTATTGAGCAAGTCTATAATCTGGGTCACTCCACCATTATGCAGTCAGCTTGGAAGCGTGGTCAGAACGTCAACATTCATGGCTGGGTGTACGGCATTCAGGACGGGTATCTGCGCGACCTGGAAGTCACGGCCACCAACCGCGAAATACTGGAACAGCGTTACCGCCAGGGCATTGCCAATCTGCTCAACGATCCCGATCTCAACCCGTAA
- a CDS encoding ABC transporter ATP-binding protein produces MTYALELEKLTKTYQGGVQALRGIDLAVEAGDFYALLGPNGAGKSTTIGIISSLVNKTAGKVRVFGYDLQKDVVNAKRQLGLVPQEFNFNQFETVLQIVVSQAGLYGVEKTVALKRAEKYLTQLDLWGKRNERARMLSGGMKRRLMIARALMHEPKLLILDEPTAGVDIELRRSMWTFLQQLNAQGTTIIMTTHYLEEAEMLCRNIGIIQHGELVENTSMKALLAKQKSETFILDLAAKSPLPQLEGFQYRLTDTSTLEVEVLREQGLNSVFSQLSHQGVQVLSMRNKANRLEELFVDLVNGRSGDKA; encoded by the coding sequence ATGACTTATGCACTGGAACTTGAAAAGCTGACCAAAACCTATCAGGGCGGGGTTCAGGCGCTACGGGGCATCGACCTTGCCGTCGAAGCCGGCGACTTCTATGCTCTGCTCGGCCCCAACGGCGCGGGTAAATCGACCACCATTGGCATTATCAGCTCGCTGGTGAATAAAACCGCAGGTAAGGTGCGGGTGTTCGGCTATGACCTGCAAAAGGACGTGGTTAACGCGAAACGGCAGCTGGGGCTGGTGCCGCAGGAGTTCAACTTTAACCAGTTTGAAACGGTATTGCAGATTGTGGTTAGCCAGGCCGGGTTATACGGCGTGGAAAAAACGGTCGCGCTGAAACGGGCAGAAAAATACCTGACGCAGCTGGATCTGTGGGGCAAACGTAACGAGCGAGCGCGTATGCTGTCGGGCGGCATGAAACGCCGCCTGATGATCGCCCGCGCCCTGATGCATGAACCGAAGCTGCTGATCCTGGATGAACCGACCGCCGGGGTTGATATTGAGCTGCGTCGCTCGATGTGGACCTTTCTGCAGCAGTTAAATGCGCAAGGAACCACCATCATTATGACCACGCACTATCTGGAAGAAGCTGAAATGCTGTGCCGCAATATCGGCATCATCCAGCACGGTGAATTAGTAGAAAATACCTCGATGAAGGCGCTGCTGGCTAAGCAGAAATCGGAAACCTTTATTTTGGATTTAGCGGCGAAAAGCCCGCTGCCGCAGCTGGAAGGTTTCCAGTATCGCCTGACCGATACCTCAACCCTGGAAGTGGAAGTGCTGCGCGAGCAGGGGTTGAACAGCGTATTCAGCCAGTTAAGCCACCAGGGCGTGCAGGTTTTAAGTATGCGCAACAAGGCAAACCGCCTTGAGGAGCTGTTCGTTGACCTGGTAAACGGTCGCAGTGGAGACAAAGCATGA
- a CDS encoding ABC transporter permease, with the protein MTHLYWVALKSIWGKEVDRFARIWIQTLVPPVITMTLYFIIFGNLIGSRIGEMHGFSYMQFIVPGLIMMAVITNAYANVVSSFFSAKFQRNIEELLVAPVPTHVIIAGYVGGGVARGICVGVLVTAISLFFVPFHVHSWLMVAVTLLLTAILFSLAGLLNAVFARTFDDISLIPTFVLTPLTYLGGVFYSLTLLPPVWQMVSKLNPIVYMISGFRYGFLGINDVPLAFTLGVLVVFILVFYVLVWFLIQRGSGLRT; encoded by the coding sequence ATGACACATTTGTACTGGGTGGCCCTGAAGAGTATCTGGGGTAAAGAGGTTGACCGTTTTGCACGTATCTGGATCCAGACGCTGGTGCCGCCGGTTATCACCATGACGCTCTATTTCATTATTTTTGGCAATCTGATCGGTTCACGTATCGGTGAAATGCACGGCTTTAGCTATATGCAGTTTATCGTGCCGGGCCTGATTATGATGGCGGTGATCACCAACGCCTATGCCAACGTGGTCTCTTCATTTTTCAGCGCCAAATTCCAGCGCAACATCGAGGAGCTGCTGGTGGCTCCGGTGCCAACGCATGTGATCATTGCCGGCTATGTTGGCGGCGGCGTGGCGCGTGGGATCTGCGTGGGCGTACTGGTTACGGCCATCTCGCTGTTTTTCGTGCCGTTTCACGTTCACTCCTGGCTGATGGTGGCGGTCACGCTGCTGCTGACGGCGATACTGTTCTCGCTGGCGGGCCTGCTGAACGCGGTGTTTGCCCGCACCTTTGATGATATCAGCCTGATCCCGACCTTTGTGTTGACGCCGCTAACCTATCTTGGCGGCGTGTTTTACTCGCTGACGCTGCTGCCACCGGTATGGCAGATGGTGTCGAAGCTGAACCCGATCGTCTACATGATCAGCGGCTTCCGTTACGGATTTCTTGGAATAAACGATGTGCCGCTGGCGTTTACCCTCGGCGTACTGGTGGTGTTTATCCTGGTGTTTTATGTGCTGGTATGGTTTTTGATCCAGCGCGGAAGCGGGCTGCGCACCTGA